GAGAAGCAAAATTATCTCTATAATAGAGATCTCTTGGAATAGAAACACTATCATTACTACTTAACTTAGTAAAGTCCTCTGAATATAACAGTGGAGGGCTAAGTATCTTAATAAATATTAAACAAAACAAGAAATATCTATAAATCATAAATCTATTATAAAACATTTTATTTGCTATTGGGGTTTGTAAAAGAACATGGTAGGCCTACGCAACACTTTCCACATACATCTGCTAAACCATAACTAGCATGTAATTTCGCATTTTCAAGTAACATTTCATAACATTTAAATCTATCAAAAAAATTTATATTTAGTGCACCTGTAGGACATCTATCAATACACTTTCTACATATTTCTTTACTTTTATAAAGACAATATTCAATACTGTTTCTTATTGTAGGCTCAATTTTTAAATTTGTTATAAGGCTGCCAATTCTTCCTGCACAACCCTTTGAGGTTATTAACATATTATTAAGACCAAATGTACCCAAACCTGCGATATAAGCAACATGTCTGTGAGACCAGTTGCTTATCAACCTATCTTCATTAAAATTATGAGTTG
This Deferribacterota bacterium DNA region includes the following protein-coding sequences:
- a CDS encoding epoxyqueuosine reductase, which codes for MNRKEVDQKIKEFIRDFSSINGGVTIWRKPLIGYAKALDSLFYSLKKAVSPSHFLPRDLLEDGQTVIAYFLPFKKNVVKTNLESSYSSRQWARAYVETNELIFKLNVYIKNELSRFGYNTYIIPATHNFNEDRLISNWSHRHVAYIAGLGTFGLNNMLITSKGCAGRIGSLITNLKIEPTIRNSIEYCLYKSKEICRKCIDRCPTGALNINFFDRFKCYEMLLENAKLHASYGLADVCGKCCVGLPCSFTNPNSK